Proteins encoded together in one Branchiostoma floridae strain S238N-H82 chromosome 18, Bfl_VNyyK, whole genome shotgun sequence window:
- the LOC118405590 gene encoding suppressor of cytokine signaling 7-like has translation MIKDRVILATKIYTFCLLLGEKEDLPPVEGSPREFARSLKELERCGWYWGPMNWDDAETKLAGKPDGSFLVRDSSDDRYILSLSFRARGGTHHTRIEHSKGVFSFWSQPKSHGCSPSIVEFIETAMLHSNTGKFQYYLRARALGSPPVPVLLLKPISRFENLKTLQHICRFVIRKQVRIDHIDLLPLPKGLKVYLTDCQYYDIEEETFFDERKRKEEQKSGDDSDEDEEDQREGLY, from the exons ATGATAAAGGACAGAGTAATTTTGGCAACTAAAATTTATACTTTTTGCCTCCTACTAGGTGAGAAGGAAGACTTGCCCCCTGTGGAAGGAAGTCCACGGGAGTTCGCCAGAAGTCTGAAGGAACTGGAGAGG TGTGGCTGGTACTGGGGTCCTATGAACTGGGACGATGCAGAAACAAAGCTTGCTGGGAAGCCTGACGGCTCCTTCCTTGTCCGTGACAGTTCTGACGACCGCTACATCCTGAGCCTGAGTTTCAGGGCACGGGGAGGGACTCATCACACCAGGATAGAACACAGCAAAG GTGTGTTCAGCTTCTGGTCACAGCCCAAGTCCCACGGATGCTCGCCCTCCATCGTGGAGTTCATAGAGACCGCCATGCTGCACTCCAacacagggaagttccagtacTACCTGCGTGCACGCGCCCTCGGCTCCCCGCCGGTCCCCGTCCTACTCCTCAAGCCCATCTCTCGCTTTGAGAACCTGAAGACCCTACAGCACATATGTAGGTTTGTCATCCGTAAACAAGTCCGCATCGACCACATCGATCTCCTGCCCCTACCCAAGGGCCTGAAAGTGTACCTGACAGACTGTCAGTACTATGATATCGAGGAGGAAACCTTCTTCGATGAGAGGAAGAGGAAAGAGGAACAGAAAAGTGGTGATGATTCtgatgaagatgaggaagaCCAGAGAGAAGGGCTGTACTAA
- the LOC118405591 gene encoding fatty acid-binding protein, liver-like, protein MAANSYTGTWTLDSSDNFDEFMKAIGVGEEMRKIGNAAKPTFEILQDSDRFTWTTVTEVGEHTNSFTIDKQVEEIVMDGTKKMTTYTWNGPKLEAVYDYQGQPVVISREVQGDVMTAVLTVGDVICTRQYKRQN, encoded by the exons ATGGCAGCAAACAGCTATACCGGGACTTGGACGCTGGATTCGTCGGACAACTTCGACGAATTCATGAAGGCCATAG GGGTTGGCGAAGAGATGAGAAAGATCGGCAACGCCGCCAAGCCGACGTTTGAGATACTGCAGGACAGCGACAGGTTCACCTGGACCACAGTCACGGAGGTGGGGGAGCACACCAACTCCTTCACTATCGACAAACAGGTGGAGGAGATTGTCATGGACGGCACCAAAAAAATG ACAACTTATACATGGAACGGGCCCAAGCTGGAGGCGGTGTACGACTATCAAGGTCAGCCTGTCGTCATCTCTAGGGAGGTGCAgggtgacgtcatgacagct GTTTTGACTGTGGGTGACGTCATCTGCACACGGCAGTACAAGAGACAAAATTGA